One stretch of Carassius gibelio isolate Cgi1373 ecotype wild population from Czech Republic chromosome B1, carGib1.2-hapl.c, whole genome shotgun sequence DNA includes these proteins:
- the wdr17 gene encoding WD repeat-containing protein 17 isoform X2, whose protein sequence is MSQVKQVGLLAAGCQPWNKDVCAASGDRFAYCATLAIYVYQLDHRYNEFKLRAIMSEHKKTITAISWCPHNPEVFASASADNLLIIWNVAEQKAVTRLDNTKGIPASLSWCWNAGDSVAFVSHRGPLYIWTISGPDSGVTVHKEAHSFLSDICLFRWHPVKKGKVVFGHTDGSLSIFQPGSKNQKHVLRPESLEGTDEEDPVTALEWDPLSTDYLLVANMHNGIRLLDSESLSCITTFSFPSAAASVQCLAWVPSAPGMFITGDSQVGVLRIWNVSRATPLDNFKLKKTGFHALHVLNSPPAKKSFSTNSPSKNHYTSSTSEAVPPPTLSQNQAFSLPPGHAVCCFMDGGVGLYDMGTKKWDFLRDLGHVETIFDCKFKPDDPNLLATASFDGTIKVWDINTLTAVYTSPGNEGVVYSLSWAPGDLNCIAGATSRNGAFIWDVKKGKMITRFNEHGKNGIFCVAWSHKDSKRIATCSGDGFCIIRTLDGKVLHKYKHPAAVFGCDWSQNNKDMIATGCEDKNVRVYYLATSSDQPLKVFTGHTAKVFHVRWSPLREGILCSGSDDGTVRIWDYTQDACINVLSGHTAPVRGLMWNTEVPYLLTSGSWDYTIRVWDTRDGTCLDTVYDHGADVYGLTCHPSRPFTMASCSRDSTVRLWSLTPLIAPLVVNILTDHSWDDIIGNTDRAMVPGAPPLLCGKISKDIKQELDKLSSDMRRKKLRWFSECFSPPGGSHNLWDLVAVINGQDDSLLPQNYGEGIMHMKHLVRFKTSEAQELTIVKMSKFGGGIGAPSKEERLKNAAEIHIRLGQIQRYCELMVELGEWEKALSVAPGVSMKYWKKLMQRRADQLMQEGNDDVIPYCIATGEVKKLVNFFTSRGQLKEAVLVAQGACEGNIHGPPITSINHAANSDNDNIEKYCGMLHRVCKELAEWYFQDGRAVLAACCHLAVDNAELAMASLIRGNELELAVCVGTVLGESASKATHYVLELLARKYMTTATWDLAARLLQMIPDNEILLAKLCAFYPGSSAEINDLHEKCGLPSLEECKELAESAHAEAEIFPAVKYYLLSPEPEKALPIGITYIKEQLSSPDWTVDSVYHILDLLSYIRTDRLILPKCSEERNELLILRGYIGALLAIGRQYSSIVPALYEYTSQLLKRREVAVPLQIEQLSVELEAWRACTYSLKVADNALYNPPSEAQKREYSQLLSRMSEEPIKGLEGPDYVTGSNLPSHSDVQISCFTGLRIQGPAFFLEDGKSAISLNDALMWAKVNPFSPLGTGIRLNPF, encoded by the exons ATGTCTCAGGTGAAGCAGGTTGGCCTGTTGGCCGCTGGATGCCAGCCCTGGAACAAAGACGTGTGTGCTGCCAGCGGGGACAGGTTTGCGTATTGTGCCACACTTGCAATATATGTGTACCAA CTTGATCACAGATATAATGAGTTTAAGCTGCGAGCAATCATGTCTGAACACAAGAAGACAATCACAGCTATATCATGGTGTCCACACAACCCTGAGGTGTTTGCCAGTGCTAGCGCTGATAACCTGCTCATCATCTGGAACGTAGCTGAGCAAAAGGCAGTTACACGCCTTGACAACACCAAAG GTATCCCAGCTTCTCTAAGCTGGTGCTGGAATGCAGGTGATAGCGTTGCATTCGTATCCCACCGGGGTCCTCTGTATATATGGACCATCTCTGGGCCAGACTCAGGAGTCACTGTGCACAAGGAGGCTCACAGTTTCCTCTCGGATATCTGCTTATTCCGCTGGCATCCAGTGAAGAAGGGAAAAGTGGTATTTGGACACACTGATGGCAGTCTGTCCATCTTTCAACCAG GCTCAAAGAATCAGAAGCATGTACTGCGTCCGGAGTCGTTAGAAGGCACAGATGAAGAAGACCCTGTCACAGCTCTAGAGTGGGACCCTCTCAGCACAGACTACCTGCTGGTGGCCAACATGCACAATGGCATCAGACTGCTGGACTCTGAATCTCTATCCTGCATCACAACCTTTAGTTTCCCCAGTGCCGCTGCCTCTGTGCAATGCCTGGCCTGGGTGCCCAGTGCCCCTGGCATGTTTATCACAGGGG ATTCTCAAGTTGGTGTGCTGAGAATATGGAACGTATCAAGAGCGACGCCTCTGGATAACTTCAAACTGAAGAAAACCGGCTTCCATGCACTTCATGTTTTAAATTCCCCACCAGCAAAGAAAT CCTTTAGCACAAATTCCCCTTCCAAGAATCACTACACCTCCTCCACTAGTGAGGCTGTGCCTCCACCTACTCTTTCACAGAACCAGGCCTTCTCCCTCCCACCCGGCCACGCTGTCTGCTGTTTCATGGATGGCGGGGTTGGATTGTATGATATGGGCACCAAAAAGTGGGACTTCCTGCGGGATCTG GGTCACGTTGAAACTATCTTTGACTGCAAATTCAAGCCAGATGATCCAAACCTTCTGGCTACAGCTTCATTTGATGGGACGATAAAAGTCTGGGATATAAACACATTGACTGCTGTGTACACATCTCCGGGCAATGAGGGAGTGGTTTATTCTCTGTCATGGGCCCCTG GAGATTTGAACTGTATAGCAGGAGCCACATCAAGGAATGGCGCCTTCATTTGGGATGTGAAAAAGGGAAAAATGATCACAAGATTTAATGAG CATGGGAAGAATGGTATTTTTTGTGTTGCTTGGAGCCATAAAGATTCCAAAAGAATAGCCACATGCAGTGGAGATGGATTTTG cataattCGAACCCTTGATGGCAAAGTGTTGCACAAATATAAACATCCAGCAGCAGTGTTTGGCTGTGACTGGAGTCAAAATAACAA AGATATGATTGCCACGGGCTGTGAAGACAAGAATGTTCGAGTCTATTACTTGGCCACCAGTTCAGACCAGCCACTAAAAGTCTTTACAGGTCACACGGCCAAAGTATTCCATGTACGTTGGTCTCCTCTCAGAGAGGGCATTCTGTGCAGCGGCTCAGATGATGG GACTGTTCGTATCTGGGATTATACCCAAGATGCCTGCATTAACGTGCTGAGTGGCCATACCGCTCCAGTGCGGGGTCTCATGTGGAACACAGAGGTGCCGTACCTTTTGACCTCAGGGAGCTGGGACTACACCATCCGTGTCTGGGACACCAGAGATGGCACCTGTCTAGACACTGTATATGACCATGGAGCTGATGTCTATG GTCTGACATGTCACCCCAGCCGTCCGTTCACCATGGCTTCCTGCTCCAGAGACTCTACGGTCAGACTTTGGTCACTTACTCCTCTAATTGCTCCTTTAGTGGTCAACATCCTTACTGACCACAGCTGGGATGACATCATTGGCAACACAG ATCGTGCCATGGTCCCTGGAGCTCCTCCTCTCCTGTGTGGAAAAATTTCCAAAGATATCAAACAGGAGCTGGATAAACTCTCTAGTGACATGCGCAGGAAGAAGCTCCGATGGTTCTCTGAGTGTTTCTCA CCGCCAGGTGGGAGTCATAACCTTTGGGATCTGGTTGCTGTAATCAATGGACAAGATGATAGTCTCCTTCCACAGAACTATGGAGAAGGCATCATGCACATGAAACATCTGGTCCGCTTCAAAACT TCTGAAGCACAAGAGCTGACTATAGTAAAGATGTCCAAGTTTGGGGGTGGTATTGGAGCACCTAGTAAAGAAGAAAGGCTCAAGAATGCAGCAGAAATCCATATCAGACTGGGTCAAATCCAGAGATACTGTGAGCTTATGGTGGAACTGGGAGAG tGGGAGAAGGCTCTTTCTGTGGCTCCTGGTGTCTCCATGAAATACTGGAAAAAGCTCATGCAAAG GAGAGCAGACCAGCTTATGCAAGAAGGCAATGATGATGTCATCCCGTACTGCATCGCCACTGGTGAGGTGAAAAAGTTGGTGAATTTCTTCACCTCTAGAGGTCAGCTGAAAGAAGCTGTGCTGGTGGCCCAG GGTGCCTGTGAAGGTAATATCCATGGTCCTCCGATCACATCAATAAACCATGCTGCAAACTCAGACAATGACAACATAGAAAAATACTGCGG GATGTTGCACAGAGTGTGTAAAGAGCTGGCAGAGTGGTATTTCCAAGATGGCCGTGCTGTGTTGGCAGCTTGCTGTCATCTAGCTGTAGACAACGCAGAA CTGGCTATGGCATCTCTGATCAGAGGTAATGAGCTGGAGCTGGCAGTGTGTGTGGGCACAGTCCTGGGAGAATCGGCCAGTAAAGCCACCCACTACGTTCTGGAGCTCTTGGCGAGGAAGTACATGACCACTGCCACCTG GGATCTTGCAGCCAGATTACTCCAGATGATCCCTGATAACGAGATCTTGTTAGCCAAACTGTGTGCCTTCTACCCTGGCAGCTCAGCTGAAATCAATGACCTACACGAAAAG tgtggttTACCGAGTTTAGAGGAATGTAAAGAACTTGCTGAAAGTGCACATGCTGAGGCCGAAATCTTCCCAGCAGTAAAGTATTACCTCCTGAGCCCAGAACCAGAAAAAGCTCTTCCCATTGGGATCACATATATCAAAG AGCAGCTGAGCTCTCCTGACTGGACAGTGGACTCTGTGTACCACATCCTAGACCTGCTGAGCTACATCAGAACAGACCGTCTTATTCTTCCAAAGTGTAGTGA AGAACGCAATGAGTTGCTTATTCTCCGTGGGTATATTGGTGCACTATTAGCCATTGGGAGACAGTATTCAAGTATAGTGCCAGCACTGTATGAATACACAAG TCAGCTGCTGAAGAGGAGAGAGGTAGCTGTGCCATTGCAGATAGAGCAGCTGTCTGTAGAGTTGGAGGCATGGAGAGCCTGCACATATTCCCTCAA AGTTGCAGATAATGCATTGTACAATCCACCATCGGAGGCCCAGAAAAGGGAGTACAGTCAGCTTTTGAGTCGGATGAGTGAGGAGCCTATCAAGGGCCTAGAGGGTCCAGACTATGTCACTGGCTCCAACCTGCCCAGCCACTCTGATGTCCAGATTTCCTGCTTCACTGGCCTCAGGATACAG GGTCCAGCATTCTTCCTGGAAGATGGCAAATCAGCCATTTCACTAAATGATGCCCTGATGTGGGCGAAAGTTAACCCTTTCTCTCCGTTGGGGACAGGTATACGCCTCAACCCCTTCTGA
- the wdr17 gene encoding WD repeat-containing protein 17 isoform X1, whose translation MSQVKQVGLLAAGCQPWNKDVCAASGDRFAYCATLAIYVYQLDHRYNEFKLRAIMSEHKKTITAISWCPHNPEVFASASADNLLIIWNVAEQKAVTRLDNTKGIPASLSWCWNAGDSVAFVSHRGPLYIWTISGPDSGVTVHKEAHSFLSDICLFRWHPVKKGKVVFGHTDGSLSIFQPGSKNQKHVLRPESLEGTDEEDPVTALEWDPLSTDYLLVANMHNGIRLLDSESLSCITTFSFPSAAASVQCLAWVPSAPGMFITGDSQVGVLRIWNVSRATPLDNFKLKKTGFHALHVLNSPPAKKSFSTNSPSKNHYTSSTSEAVPPPTLSQNQAFSLPPGHAVCCFMDGGVGLYDMGTKKWDFLRDLGHVETIFDCKFKPDDPNLLATASFDGTIKVWDINTLTAVYTSPGNEGVVYSLSWAPGDLNCIAGATSRNGAFIWDVKKGKMITRFNEHGKNGIFCVAWSHKDSKRIATCSGDGFCIIRTLDGKVLHKYKHPAAVFGCDWSQNNKDMIATGCEDKNVRVYYLATSSDQPLKVFTGHTAKVFHVRWSPLREGILCSGSDDGTVRIWDYTQDACINVLSGHTAPVRGLMWNTEVPYLLTSGSWDYTIRVWDTRDGTCLDTVYDHGADVYGLTCHPSRPFTMASCSRDSTVRLWSLTPLIAPLVVNILTDHSWDDIIGNTDRAMVPGAPPLLCGKISKDIKQELDKLSSDMRRKKLRWFSECFSPPGGSHNLWDLVAVINGQDDSLLPQNYGEGIMHMKHLVRFKTSEAQELTIVKMSKFGGGIGAPSKEERLKNAAEIHIRLGQIQRYCELMVELGEWEKALSVAPGVSMKYWKKLMQRRADQLMQEGNDDVIPYCIATGEVKKLVNFFTSRGQLKEAVLVAQGACEGNIHGPPITSINHAANSDNDNIEKYCGMLHRVCKELAEWYFQDGRAVLAACCHLAVDNAELAMASLIRGNELELAVCVGTVLGESASKATHYVLELLARKYMTTATCFPSVAYRDLAARLLQMIPDNEILLAKLCAFYPGSSAEINDLHEKCGLPSLEECKELAESAHAEAEIFPAVKYYLLSPEPEKALPIGITYIKEQLSSPDWTVDSVYHILDLLSYIRTDRLILPKCSEERNELLILRGYIGALLAIGRQYSSIVPALYEYTSQLLKRREVAVPLQIEQLSVELEAWRACTYSLKVADNALYNPPSEAQKREYSQLLSRMSEEPIKGLEGPDYVTGSNLPSHSDVQISCFTGLRIQGPAFFLEDGKSAISLNDALMWAKVNPFSPLGTGIRLNPF comes from the exons ATGTCTCAGGTGAAGCAGGTTGGCCTGTTGGCCGCTGGATGCCAGCCCTGGAACAAAGACGTGTGTGCTGCCAGCGGGGACAGGTTTGCGTATTGTGCCACACTTGCAATATATGTGTACCAA CTTGATCACAGATATAATGAGTTTAAGCTGCGAGCAATCATGTCTGAACACAAGAAGACAATCACAGCTATATCATGGTGTCCACACAACCCTGAGGTGTTTGCCAGTGCTAGCGCTGATAACCTGCTCATCATCTGGAACGTAGCTGAGCAAAAGGCAGTTACACGCCTTGACAACACCAAAG GTATCCCAGCTTCTCTAAGCTGGTGCTGGAATGCAGGTGATAGCGTTGCATTCGTATCCCACCGGGGTCCTCTGTATATATGGACCATCTCTGGGCCAGACTCAGGAGTCACTGTGCACAAGGAGGCTCACAGTTTCCTCTCGGATATCTGCTTATTCCGCTGGCATCCAGTGAAGAAGGGAAAAGTGGTATTTGGACACACTGATGGCAGTCTGTCCATCTTTCAACCAG GCTCAAAGAATCAGAAGCATGTACTGCGTCCGGAGTCGTTAGAAGGCACAGATGAAGAAGACCCTGTCACAGCTCTAGAGTGGGACCCTCTCAGCACAGACTACCTGCTGGTGGCCAACATGCACAATGGCATCAGACTGCTGGACTCTGAATCTCTATCCTGCATCACAACCTTTAGTTTCCCCAGTGCCGCTGCCTCTGTGCAATGCCTGGCCTGGGTGCCCAGTGCCCCTGGCATGTTTATCACAGGGG ATTCTCAAGTTGGTGTGCTGAGAATATGGAACGTATCAAGAGCGACGCCTCTGGATAACTTCAAACTGAAGAAAACCGGCTTCCATGCACTTCATGTTTTAAATTCCCCACCAGCAAAGAAAT CCTTTAGCACAAATTCCCCTTCCAAGAATCACTACACCTCCTCCACTAGTGAGGCTGTGCCTCCACCTACTCTTTCACAGAACCAGGCCTTCTCCCTCCCACCCGGCCACGCTGTCTGCTGTTTCATGGATGGCGGGGTTGGATTGTATGATATGGGCACCAAAAAGTGGGACTTCCTGCGGGATCTG GGTCACGTTGAAACTATCTTTGACTGCAAATTCAAGCCAGATGATCCAAACCTTCTGGCTACAGCTTCATTTGATGGGACGATAAAAGTCTGGGATATAAACACATTGACTGCTGTGTACACATCTCCGGGCAATGAGGGAGTGGTTTATTCTCTGTCATGGGCCCCTG GAGATTTGAACTGTATAGCAGGAGCCACATCAAGGAATGGCGCCTTCATTTGGGATGTGAAAAAGGGAAAAATGATCACAAGATTTAATGAG CATGGGAAGAATGGTATTTTTTGTGTTGCTTGGAGCCATAAAGATTCCAAAAGAATAGCCACATGCAGTGGAGATGGATTTTG cataattCGAACCCTTGATGGCAAAGTGTTGCACAAATATAAACATCCAGCAGCAGTGTTTGGCTGTGACTGGAGTCAAAATAACAA AGATATGATTGCCACGGGCTGTGAAGACAAGAATGTTCGAGTCTATTACTTGGCCACCAGTTCAGACCAGCCACTAAAAGTCTTTACAGGTCACACGGCCAAAGTATTCCATGTACGTTGGTCTCCTCTCAGAGAGGGCATTCTGTGCAGCGGCTCAGATGATGG GACTGTTCGTATCTGGGATTATACCCAAGATGCCTGCATTAACGTGCTGAGTGGCCATACCGCTCCAGTGCGGGGTCTCATGTGGAACACAGAGGTGCCGTACCTTTTGACCTCAGGGAGCTGGGACTACACCATCCGTGTCTGGGACACCAGAGATGGCACCTGTCTAGACACTGTATATGACCATGGAGCTGATGTCTATG GTCTGACATGTCACCCCAGCCGTCCGTTCACCATGGCTTCCTGCTCCAGAGACTCTACGGTCAGACTTTGGTCACTTACTCCTCTAATTGCTCCTTTAGTGGTCAACATCCTTACTGACCACAGCTGGGATGACATCATTGGCAACACAG ATCGTGCCATGGTCCCTGGAGCTCCTCCTCTCCTGTGTGGAAAAATTTCCAAAGATATCAAACAGGAGCTGGATAAACTCTCTAGTGACATGCGCAGGAAGAAGCTCCGATGGTTCTCTGAGTGTTTCTCA CCGCCAGGTGGGAGTCATAACCTTTGGGATCTGGTTGCTGTAATCAATGGACAAGATGATAGTCTCCTTCCACAGAACTATGGAGAAGGCATCATGCACATGAAACATCTGGTCCGCTTCAAAACT TCTGAAGCACAAGAGCTGACTATAGTAAAGATGTCCAAGTTTGGGGGTGGTATTGGAGCACCTAGTAAAGAAGAAAGGCTCAAGAATGCAGCAGAAATCCATATCAGACTGGGTCAAATCCAGAGATACTGTGAGCTTATGGTGGAACTGGGAGAG tGGGAGAAGGCTCTTTCTGTGGCTCCTGGTGTCTCCATGAAATACTGGAAAAAGCTCATGCAAAG GAGAGCAGACCAGCTTATGCAAGAAGGCAATGATGATGTCATCCCGTACTGCATCGCCACTGGTGAGGTGAAAAAGTTGGTGAATTTCTTCACCTCTAGAGGTCAGCTGAAAGAAGCTGTGCTGGTGGCCCAG GGTGCCTGTGAAGGTAATATCCATGGTCCTCCGATCACATCAATAAACCATGCTGCAAACTCAGACAATGACAACATAGAAAAATACTGCGG GATGTTGCACAGAGTGTGTAAAGAGCTGGCAGAGTGGTATTTCCAAGATGGCCGTGCTGTGTTGGCAGCTTGCTGTCATCTAGCTGTAGACAACGCAGAA CTGGCTATGGCATCTCTGATCAGAGGTAATGAGCTGGAGCTGGCAGTGTGTGTGGGCACAGTCCTGGGAGAATCGGCCAGTAAAGCCACCCACTACGTTCTGGAGCTCTTGGCGAGGAAGTACATGACCACTGCCACCTG CTTCCCATCTGTGGCATACAG GGATCTTGCAGCCAGATTACTCCAGATGATCCCTGATAACGAGATCTTGTTAGCCAAACTGTGTGCCTTCTACCCTGGCAGCTCAGCTGAAATCAATGACCTACACGAAAAG tgtggttTACCGAGTTTAGAGGAATGTAAAGAACTTGCTGAAAGTGCACATGCTGAGGCCGAAATCTTCCCAGCAGTAAAGTATTACCTCCTGAGCCCAGAACCAGAAAAAGCTCTTCCCATTGGGATCACATATATCAAAG AGCAGCTGAGCTCTCCTGACTGGACAGTGGACTCTGTGTACCACATCCTAGACCTGCTGAGCTACATCAGAACAGACCGTCTTATTCTTCCAAAGTGTAGTGA AGAACGCAATGAGTTGCTTATTCTCCGTGGGTATATTGGTGCACTATTAGCCATTGGGAGACAGTATTCAAGTATAGTGCCAGCACTGTATGAATACACAAG TCAGCTGCTGAAGAGGAGAGAGGTAGCTGTGCCATTGCAGATAGAGCAGCTGTCTGTAGAGTTGGAGGCATGGAGAGCCTGCACATATTCCCTCAA AGTTGCAGATAATGCATTGTACAATCCACCATCGGAGGCCCAGAAAAGGGAGTACAGTCAGCTTTTGAGTCGGATGAGTGAGGAGCCTATCAAGGGCCTAGAGGGTCCAGACTATGTCACTGGCTCCAACCTGCCCAGCCACTCTGATGTCCAGATTTCCTGCTTCACTGGCCTCAGGATACAG GGTCCAGCATTCTTCCTGGAAGATGGCAAATCAGCCATTTCACTAAATGATGCCCTGATGTGGGCGAAAGTTAACCCTTTCTCTCCGTTGGGGACAGGTATACGCCTCAACCCCTTCTGA